Genomic DNA from Paenibacillus donghaensis:
CAAGGACTATTCTCTTGCCATAACTACCGATGAAGTAAGCGGCAAGCAGACCTTTGTGCTTAAATTCCACAAGGCTATTGAAGAGGTTTATGTGCTGGAATATCAAACACTTTTTGCTGTAGAGAAAGAGGGAGAAGAAGTCACCAACACCGTGGAATTTACGGGCGATGGAGTGAAAAAGGACGTAATAAAAACCTCCAAGGTCATCATTAACGGGATTTCCGGCGGATCAGGCACAGGCAGCGGGGTAAGAAGCACACTAAGTGTCCTAAAAGTGGATGACCAGGATGACAAAAAGCTTCTAGCAGGTGCTACCTTTGTTCTGTACCGCTTATCAAGCTCGGGACGCGATGAAGTGGAAACTGTCATAACAGATGCCACAGGAACTGCCAAATTCAGCAATCTGTGGTCAGGAAACTATGTACTAGTCGAGACTGCCGCACCGAAAGGATACATTCTCGACAAAACGGAGCGTCAGGTTACACTTAATTCAACGACTGTCTACACAGTGAAGAATAAGTCTGTAGTAGTACCTACGGCAACACCGGTATCGCCAACGCCAGTACCGACGGTATCGCCAACGCCAGTACCGACGGTATCGCCAACGCCAGTACCGACAGTATCGCCAACGCCAGTACCGACGGTATCGCCAACGCCAGTACCGACGGTATCGCCAACGCCAGTACCGACGGTATCGCCAACGCCAGTACCGACGGCAACACCAACGCCAGTACCAACGGTATCGCCAACGCCAGTACCGACGGCAACACCAACGTCAGTACCAACGGCAACACCAACGCCAGTACCAACGGTAGCGCCAACGCCAGTACCGACAGCAACACCAACGCCAGTACCAACGGCAATACCAACGCCAGTACCAACGGCAACACCAACGCCAGTACCGACGGTAGCGCCAACACCGGTGCCAGATCCTTACTATCCTACTTGGCCGACTGTTACACCATCAACCGTACCGGGAGTTGTTGGGACACCAGCTCCATCCGCTACGCCTGAAGTAACAACTACACCTTCTGTAGCTCCTGTGCCATCGGCTACACCAGTACCGCCGATTGCGAGCAGCACGCCTGCGGTACCGCAGAACACCACACCGCCGGTTCAGCCTACGGAAACGGTGACTACGGTTGAAGAGGTACCGATTGAGGGCGAAATCCCCTTGGGCGGGATTCCGAGTATAGGAGATCAACCGTCGAATGGCAAAGTGATTCTTACTCCCGATGGGAAATGGGTTTACACACCAAATCCTGGATTTACCGGGAAAGATCAATTCACAATTGTGGTGACGGATGAAGACGGAAATGAAGAAGAAGTTCTTATAGAAATTGATGTAGAGGAAGTACCGAAAGGTACAGTGACAGATACTCCAGAAGGAGACGGACTGCCAGCAGCAGTCCTGCCGAAGACCGGAGAAGAAAGTGCATGGTTGATTTACTTATCAGGGGCTGCTCTCATTATTCTCGGTTTGGTGCTGAGCAGAAGATTCAAGCGCAGTGACAGCTCCAAATAAGAGAGAAGTTTTCCTCAATACAAAACCAGCAAGCCTCCGAATTAACGGGGCTTGCTGGTTTTTCATTTATTGACCCCCATGGCACCACGGAGGAATGATATCTCAGAGCGGAATGTATAGGCGAAGTAGGGACGGTTGAGTGATATTCCTGCGAGTATACATCTTTTTTAGCGAAAGTCTGTTTGAACAAAACGGAATACCTGCGAAAATAGTTACTACTTAGGACTCCTTATAAAAAGATTTACGCAGATTCTGTTCCATCTTTAGGGAGCCGAACAATTAGTTGCGAAACTGCATCTATTTAACCGATTTTTTCCGTTTTGGAGGAAATAAGTGCGAAAACGCATCTATTTTAGACTTTTGACCGTTCCAGAGTGATTTACTCGAAATTAGTTGCAGATTTGCACTTATTTGCCTGCAAATGGACGTTTCGGCTGAATTTAGTTGCAGTTTCGCATCTAATTACTCGGAAGGCTTCAGGGCAGACTCTAAATCCTGGCTGGAACCTAAGTAGTAACCGAAAATACATCTTTTAGCTTATATATCGCCTTTTTCGATGGATACACTCTGAAGTACCTGTATTTTTGCAGGAATATTCGTTTATAGGCTCGACTTCTCTGATAAACCTGCACGCTTGCAGGTTTTCCTTTAAGACTTAAGATTCCCACGCCGCTGCACGAGCTGCTGAGGAATAATAGCACACGTGATCTCAGGGCGGATTGTATAGGTTTTGAAGGAGAGAAGCGTATTCCCTATTATCGCTGCTCTTGGTATTTCAGCTTCCACTGGTCATACCAGCTCTGGACATTGGCGGGAACTGCTACACCCAGTTCATCCTTTAGCAGTTTAGCAAGCATGCGGTATTGCTCTTCTACAGCGGAGCGGTCACCGATACTGGTGTAAGCCTTCATTAATCCCAAATGGCCCTGTTCGTAATACGGCTGCAGCTCGATGACTCTCTGGTAGACCGTTATCGCTTCAGGAATTCTTCCGCTTCCTGTATAGAACTCAGCCAAACCCATGGCATGATGCAGCCATATGCTGCTTAGGCGCTGCCGCTCGCCTTCCGCCCATAAATAATCGTAATCAGCAAAATAATCGCCTATATAGAAATCGAACAGTCGCTGATGCTCCTCCATATTGTCAGCCATAATCGAATGCAGGGCATGGATGCCCATCTCCCATTCGGTAACGTCCAGCAGCAACGGGCCGGAATGCAGCGTATAACCTTCACCGCCGCTGAAATTGGTAATTTGCAGGTCGATGTCGCCCTGCTTCAGGCATTGTCTGACCTGATAAATCGTTGTATAGAGATGAGTTGAGGCTTTTTTGCGTTCGAAGTCTGGCCAGAGCATTTCCAGGAGAATATCCTTACTGACAAAACGGTTGCGGTTATGCAGCAGATAGGCGAAGAGCTCCTGGGCTTTGGAGGTACGCCAGCGAATGCTCAGCAGCGGCTGTCCGC
This window encodes:
- a CDS encoding response regulator — protein: MIQAILVDDERLALMKLELMLKESAVVEVVAAYTDPSEAIRCLAQWKPDVIFLDIDMPEINGLQAAELMQEICPSADIVFVTAYNSYAIEAFELSALDYILKPVLRERLLKTVQRLKSRVQPTTLSLQQEQQTMLRCFQSLRFERGGQPLLSIRWRTSKAQELFAYLLHNRNRFVSKDILLEMLWPDFERKKASTHLYTTIYQVRQCLKQGDIDLQITNFSGGEGYTLHSGPLLLDVTEWEMGIHALHSIMADNMEEHQRLFDFYIGDYFADYDYLWAEGERQRLSSIWLHHAMGLAEFYTGSGRIPEAITVYQRVIELQPYYEQGHLGLMKAYTSIGDRSAVEEQYRMLAKLLKDELGVAVPANVQSWYDQWKLKYQEQR